One genomic region from Sulfurimonas sp. hsl 1-7 encodes:
- a CDS encoding magnesium chelatase domain-containing protein encodes MKKISCATLEGIEARVVDVECTLTKGLPSFSIVGLASTAITEAKERIKSALLSNEYKFPPKRITFLLAPSEMY; translated from the coding sequence ATGAAAAAGATATCTTGTGCAACGTTAGAAGGGATAGAGGCTAGAGTTGTTGATGTGGAGTGTACTTTAACAAAAGGACTTCCGTCTTTTTCGATCGTAGGACTTGCTTCTACTGCTATTACGGAGGCAAAAGAGCGGATCAAGTCGGCACTTTTAAGTAATGAGTACAAATTCCCACCTAAGAGAATCACCTTTTTGTTAGCTCCCTCAGAGATGTACTAA
- a CDS encoding 2OG-Fe(II) oxygenase has product MIQISENIFLDKHIFELDIPTAFLPSPYKQFPFLVIKNFLKLHELPLFVNDIYEDEDAEIAKVKSEVILGVVEPKVVKKYRDTKIYTISEYLNNLYHLRFQEYQSQIEDYFNIAITLSTELQALEYKKGGFYVQHADDSNAIVDENKNIIAYHPVAPQRKITTVLFATSYSENPDNKHSFKGGELVFNFLKDKDGKTIEFKADAGDMIIFPSNPYFSHEVKEVEAGYRLTLVQWHNAILN; this is encoded by the coding sequence TTGATCCAAATTAGTGAAAATATCTTTTTAGATAAGCATATCTTTGAGCTTGATATTCCTACAGCATTTCTTCCAAGTCCTTACAAACAATTTCCATTTTTAGTAATCAAAAATTTTCTAAAATTACATGAATTACCTCTTTTTGTAAATGATATCTACGAGGATGAGGATGCTGAAATTGCAAAAGTAAAATCTGAAGTTATTTTAGGTGTAGTTGAACCAAAAGTTGTCAAAAAATATAGAGATACAAAAATATACACTATAAGCGAATATCTCAACAATCTCTACCATCTGAGATTTCAAGAATATCAGTCGCAAATTGAGGACTATTTCAATATAGCGATCACCCTTTCTACCGAATTACAGGCCTTGGAGTATAAAAAAGGGGGCTTTTATGTACAACATGCCGATGATTCAAATGCCATCGTCGATGAAAATAAGAATATTATAGCTTACCATCCCGTTGCACCCCAAAGAAAAATAACAACCGTTTTGTTTGCGACATCTTATAGCGAGAATCCAGATAATAAACATTCATTTAAAGGTGGTGAATTGGTATTTAACTTTTTAAAAGATAAGGATGGAAAAACGATAGAGTTTAAAGCTGATGCGGGAGATATGATCATATTTCCAAGTAATCCATACTTTTCACATGAAGTAAAAGAGGTAGAAGCGGGTTATAGACTAACGTTAGTACAATGGCATAATGCCATTCTCAACTAA
- the def gene encoding peptide deformylase, producing MNLTIVEYPDKRLREKSIEVECFDETLHTLLDAMYPMMIETNGIGLAAIQVAHPVRVLILNIPDEEGNQPDENLIEIINPVVIETDGETTYQEGCLSVPQFYEDVKRHETIKINYQDRHGNTKSLEADGLLAIAIQHEMDHLEGILFIDKLSYSRRKKFEKEYKRLQKERKGK from the coding sequence ATGAATTTAACTATTGTTGAGTATCCAGATAAAAGATTACGTGAGAAATCTATAGAGGTTGAGTGTTTTGATGAAACACTTCATACTCTCCTAGATGCTATGTATCCTATGATGATCGAAACAAATGGTATAGGTTTAGCCGCGATTCAAGTAGCACATCCTGTGCGTGTATTGATCCTTAATATTCCTGATGAAGAGGGTAACCAGCCGGATGAAAATCTGATTGAGATTATCAACCCTGTTGTAATTGAAACAGATGGTGAAACAACTTATCAGGAGGGGTGTTTAAGTGTCCCTCAATTTTATGAAGATGTAAAACGCCACGAAACGATCAAGATTAACTATCAAGATCGTCATGGAAACACTAAGTCACTTGAAGCTGATGGACTTTTAGCCATTGCTATTCAACATGAGATGGATCACTTAGAGGGGATACTCTTTATAGATAAACTCTCATACTCTAGACGTAAAAAATTTGAAAAAGAGTATAAAAGACTACAAAAAGAGCGTAAAGGGAAATAA
- a CDS encoding GGDEF domain-containing protein, translated as MSGTLRKKARRNLDEPETNTEEMPAVQPFDIDNPSSDVEIYAKEVLASLIADNLPPTPNNFSLYFDRLLEDKSENLRRQIHSMLELEESNDDENTIALEQNLKQGFLSIKSILGVTANLYKNMALMNKILEKRKEELSSSPDAKEALSVIGVLEGDVSKLNSILKTQSSKMKDIYDETATIVKTVENETIFDNKFGVYNKRYLLTKIEQEISLITEFKHKSSLMMIELDGTLKKSVKNDKAIVLMTRTIARLLLKTSRRSDIVAHYGGGVFSMLLKHTDLDNAKRAAIRLSELVSNSNFFLADREIQLKISIGITNIDSNYSVEEIVVSALDGIAKAYEDKKTDYAVSLR; from the coding sequence ATGTCGGGCACACTGAGAAAAAAAGCTAGAAGAAATCTAGATGAACCTGAAACTAATACTGAGGAGATGCCTGCAGTACAACCCTTCGATATTGATAATCCATCAAGCGATGTTGAGATCTATGCAAAAGAGGTCTTAGCATCACTTATCGCAGATAATCTACCACCGACGCCAAATAATTTTTCACTTTATTTTGACAGACTTTTAGAAGATAAAAGTGAAAACCTCAGACGTCAGATACATTCTATGTTAGAACTAGAAGAGAGTAATGATGATGAAAATACTATCGCTTTAGAACAAAATCTAAAGCAGGGATTTTTGTCTATTAAGAGTATTTTAGGAGTGACTGCCAACTTATACAAAAATATGGCATTAATGAATAAGATACTTGAAAAAAGAAAAGAGGAACTTTCATCAAGCCCTGATGCAAAAGAAGCACTTAGTGTGATAGGTGTATTAGAGGGTGATGTGTCAAAACTCAACTCTATCCTAAAAACTCAAAGTTCTAAGATGAAAGATATCTACGACGAGACGGCTACAATTGTTAAAACTGTAGAGAATGAGACTATCTTTGATAATAAGTTTGGTGTATATAACAAACGTTATCTATTAACTAAAATAGAGCAAGAGATAAGTTTAATTACTGAGTTTAAACACAAAAGTTCTTTAATGATGATCGAACTAGACGGTACTTTGAAAAAGAGCGTTAAAAACGATAAAGCTATCGTACTTATGACGAGAACTATAGCAAGACTATTGTTAAAAACATCAAGACGTAGCGATATTGTTGCTCATTACGGCGGCGGAGTATTCTCTATGCTTTTAAAACATACAGACTTAGACAATGCAAAACGTGCAGCTATCCGTTTAAGTGAACTTGTTTCAAACTCTAACTTCTTTTTGGCGGATCGTGAAATACAGTTAAAAATATCTATAGGGATTACAAACATTGACAGTAATTACTCTGTTGAAGAGATAGTGGTTTCTGCTTTAGATGGTATTGCCAAAGCCTATGAAGATAAAAAGACTGACTACGCGGTGTCATTAAGATAG
- the clpP gene encoding ATP-dependent Clp endopeptidase proteolytic subunit ClpP — MSYIPYVIEKTGRGERSYDIYSRLLKDRIVMLSGEVNDAVSSTIVAQLLFLEAEDPEKDIYFYINSPGGVVTAGMAIYDTMNYIRPNVVTICIGQAASMGAFLLSSGEKGKRYALPHARIMIHQPLGGAQGQATDIEIQAKEILRMKKELNEILAKNTGQKITTVEKDTDRDNFMSAKEAKEYGMIDEVLTKSERE, encoded by the coding sequence ATGAGCTATATACCATACGTAATAGAAAAAACCGGTCGTGGAGAGAGAAGTTATGATATCTATTCACGTTTATTAAAAGATAGAATCGTTATGTTAAGCGGTGAAGTAAACGATGCTGTTTCTTCAACAATTGTAGCGCAACTACTTTTTCTAGAGGCGGAAGATCCGGAAAAAGATATCTACTTTTATATCAATTCACCGGGCGGTGTTGTTACTGCTGGTATGGCTATATATGATACTATGAATTATATCCGCCCGAATGTAGTAACAATCTGTATAGGTCAAGCTGCATCAATGGGTGCTTTTTTATTAAGTTCTGGTGAAAAAGGGAAGCGTTATGCTCTTCCACATGCTAGAATTATGATCCATCAACCTCTAGGCGGTGCTCAAGGTCAGGCAACTGATATTGAGATCCAAGCTAAAGAGATTTTACGTATGAAAAAAGAGTTAAATGAGATTTTAGCCAAAAATACGGGGCAAAAAATCACAACTGTTGAAAAAGATACTGATCGTGATAACTTTATGAGTGCTAAAGAAGCAAAAGAGTATGGTATGATCGATGAAGTACTAACTAAAAGTGAGAGAGAATAG
- the tig gene encoding trigger factor, protein MDIKSNKINSANAEITATISTDEVNANVEKIAKQLSKTANVQGFRKGKVPVAVIKQQYGQKLVEDAESESLRQVLNQGLDELGVKNEELIGEPTISKFDKSDDKIEVAIKVAMRPVIELGDVDSCTPDFKKPEITDKDVTARIKELAEGQAPLESVKRNRKMKEGDTAVIDFEGFLDGEAFEGGAAQGHELLLGSGQFIPGFEDQLIGVKRDEEVEINVTFPENYGSDKLAGKPVMFKVKVNDIKVKGEVEIDDELAKKFLPGDEEANLEKLTSEVKKAMEQEGLGKLYNEELKPKLLEKLVDSLDFELPDFVVEQEIDMALNNKARTMSEDEIKELRENADKLTELRETFRDEAKRSVKATFIIDALAQDMGVSVNEQELMQTIYFEAMQMGQDPQKVYEQYKEAGYLPAVQMSMVEDRVLTTLLNKKIEE, encoded by the coding sequence ATGGATATCAAATCAAACAAAATTAATAGTGCTAATGCTGAGATCACAGCCACTATCTCTACTGATGAGGTAAATGCTAATGTTGAGAAAATAGCAAAGCAATTATCTAAGACTGCTAACGTTCAGGGTTTTAGAAAAGGGAAAGTACCTGTAGCAGTTATCAAACAACAATACGGGCAAAAACTTGTAGAAGATGCTGAGTCTGAATCTTTACGTCAAGTACTTAACCAAGGTTTAGATGAGCTTGGTGTTAAAAATGAAGAGCTTATCGGTGAACCTACAATTTCTAAGTTTGATAAATCTGATGATAAAATTGAAGTAGCTATCAAAGTTGCTATGCGTCCAGTTATTGAGCTTGGTGATGTTGATTCTTGTACACCTGACTTTAAAAAGCCGGAAATTACAGATAAAGACGTTACAGCTAGAATCAAAGAGTTAGCAGAAGGTCAAGCACCTTTAGAGAGTGTAAAACGTAACCGTAAAATGAAAGAGGGTGATACTGCTGTTATCGATTTTGAAGGTTTCCTTGATGGTGAAGCTTTTGAAGGTGGTGCTGCACAAGGTCACGAACTATTACTTGGTAGCGGTCAATTTATTCCAGGTTTTGAAGATCAACTTATCGGTGTTAAACGTGATGAAGAAGTTGAGATTAACGTAACTTTCCCGGAAAATTACGGTTCAGATAAACTTGCTGGTAAACCTGTAATGTTCAAAGTAAAAGTAAACGACATTAAAGTAAAAGGTGAAGTTGAAATTGATGATGAACTAGCAAAAAAATTCCTTCCAGGTGATGAAGAAGCTAACTTAGAAAAACTGACTTCAGAAGTTAAAAAAGCTATGGAACAAGAAGGTTTAGGGAAACTTTACAATGAAGAGTTAAAACCAAAACTTTTAGAAAAACTTGTTGATTCTTTAGATTTCGAGCTTCCAGATTTCGTTGTTGAGCAAGAGATTGATATGGCTCTTAACAACAAAGCAAGAACTATGAGCGAAGATGAGATTAAAGAGCTTCGTGAAAACGCTGACAAATTAACAGAACTTCGTGAAACTTTCCGTGACGAAGCAAAAAGAAGTGTAAAAGCTACATTTATCATCGATGCTTTAGCACAAGATATGGGTGTTTCTGTAAATGAGCAAGAGTTAATGCAAACTATCTACTTTGAAGCTATGCAAATGGGTCAAGATCCACAAAAAGTATATGAGCAATATAAAGAAGCTGGATACTTACCTGCAGTACAAATGTCAATGGTAGAAGATAGAGTTTTAACAACTTTATTAAATAAAAAAATAGAAGAGTAA
- the lspA gene encoding signal peptidase II, with the protein MRLWAILLFSIAGIFIVDQNIKTLFVEGFRYYTECIDFILVYNKGVAFSMFASLGEYLKYIQLVLVIGVFGYIIYLKKLCYAFPTGIIIGGAISNIYDRFIHGGVVDMVYWHCGFDFAVFNFADVVIDIGVLWLLILNLKTHLCKN; encoded by the coding sequence ATAAGATTATGGGCAATTCTCCTTTTTAGTATTGCGGGAATATTTATAGTTGATCAAAATATTAAAACGCTTTTTGTAGAAGGTTTTCGTTACTACACTGAATGTATAGATTTTATATTAGTGTATAACAAAGGTGTGGCATTTTCGATGTTTGCATCATTAGGTGAGTATCTTAAATATATTCAGTTGGTTTTAGTAATAGGGGTATTTGGATATATAATTTATCTCAAAAAGCTATGTTATGCGTTTCCAACAGGGATAATTATCGGCGGGGCTATCTCAAATATCTATGACAGGTTTATTCATGGCGGGGTTGTCGATATGGTGTATTGGCACTGTGGATTTGATTTTGCCGTATTTAATTTTGCCGATGTGGTGATAGATATAGGGGTTTTATGGCTCCTGATATTGAACCTTAAAACGCATTTGTGTAAAAATTAA
- the glmM gene encoding phosphoglucosamine mutase — translation MKLFGTDGVRGEAGGFLSAEVAMRVAMAAGIYLKEKSVTNKILVGKDTRKSGYMIENAIVCGLTAIGYDVIQIGPMPTPAIAFITENMRCDAGIMISASHNSFEDNGIKFFDARGDKFPEEVEKKIEDIYFNDEKIKEAQVTGKEIGKAKRIDDVVGRYIVQLKNSFPVELTLQGMRIVLDTANGAAYKVGPTVLEELGAEVVVLHNEPNGYNINEDCGALHTKDLKYNVIKYRADLGIALDGDADRLVIVDEEGETVDGDQLLGALGLFLNEKSCLKGGGIVATVMSNGALDDFMQEHGLKLLRSNVGDKNVLEIMKKEGINFGGEQSGHVIMNDFAKTGDGLVSALQVLALILSKGKKASEILRPFELHPQKLVNLNVKEKRPLEQIEGLEKLLKDLEGENIRHLIRYSGTENKLRVLLEASDAKLMEKRMDELVTFFQKALNG, via the coding sequence ATGAAATTATTTGGAACAGATGGTGTACGTGGCGAAGCCGGCGGGTTTTTAAGTGCCGAAGTGGCAATGCGTGTTGCTATGGCAGCAGGTATTTACTTAAAAGAGAAATCGGTTACAAATAAGATCTTGGTTGGTAAAGATACACGTAAAAGCGGATATATGATCGAAAATGCGATCGTATGCGGATTGACAGCTATCGGATACGATGTTATTCAAATCGGTCCTATGCCGACACCTGCTATTGCATTCATTACGGAAAATATGCGCTGTGATGCCGGAATTATGATCTCGGCTTCCCATAATTCATTTGAAGATAACGGTATTAAGTTTTTTGATGCCCGTGGAGATAAATTTCCTGAAGAAGTAGAAAAAAAGATAGAAGATATATATTTTAACGATGAAAAGATAAAAGAGGCTCAAGTTACAGGAAAAGAGATCGGAAAAGCAAAAAGAATAGATGATGTAGTTGGGCGTTATATTGTTCAACTTAAAAACTCTTTTCCTGTAGAGTTGACACTTCAAGGGATGAGAATAGTTCTTGACACTGCTAACGGTGCAGCATATAAAGTAGGGCCTACAGTACTTGAAGAGCTTGGTGCTGAAGTTGTAGTTCTACATAATGAGCCTAACGGCTATAACATTAATGAAGATTGTGGAGCTTTACATACAAAAGATCTAAAATACAATGTGATCAAATACAGAGCTGATCTGGGGATAGCTTTAGACGGCGATGCAGACAGACTTGTAATAGTTGATGAAGAGGGAGAAACGGTTGACGGTGATCAACTGCTAGGTGCATTAGGACTCTTTTTAAATGAAAAATCGTGTTTAAAAGGTGGGGGTATTGTTGCTACTGTTATGAGTAACGGTGCCTTGGACGATTTTATGCAAGAGCATGGTCTTAAACTATTACGCTCAAACGTCGGTGATAAAAATGTTTTGGAGATTATGAAAAAAGAGGGTATTAACTTTGGTGGGGAGCAGAGTGGTCACGTGATCATGAATGACTTTGCCAAAACAGGAGATGGCCTTGTCTCGGCACTCCAAGTACTTGCACTTATTCTCTCAAAAGGGAAAAAAGCATCGGAAATATTACGCCCGTTTGAGCTTCATCCGCAAAAACTCGTTAATTTAAATGTTAAAGAGAAGAGACCTTTAGAGCAGATCGAGGGTTTAGAAAAGCTGTTAAAAGATTTAGAGGGTGAAAATATCCGTCATCTTATTAGATACAGCGGAACGGAAAATAAACTACGTGTATTATTAGAAGCAAGTGACGCAAAATTGATGGAGAAACGAATGGATGAACTTGTAACATTCTTTCAAAAAGCGTTAAATGGATAA
- the rpsT gene encoding 30S ribosomal protein S20, with the protein MANHKSSVKRIRQTIVRAERNRFYRTRLKNIVKDVRAAIDAGNKEEAATALKVANQQIHKFVSKGILKKETAARKVSRLHKAVNAL; encoded by the coding sequence ATGGCAAATCACAAGTCATCAGTTAAGAGAATTCGCCAAACTATCGTTCGTGCTGAACGTAATCGTTTTTACAGAACTCGTCTTAAAAATATCGTTAAAGATGTTCGTGCTGCAATTGATGCAGGGAACAAAGAAGAAGCTGCTACTGCATTAAAAGTAGCTAACCAACAAATTCATAAATTTGTGAGCAAAGGTATTCTTAAAAAAGAAACTGCTGCTAGAAAAGTAAGCCGTCTACACAAAGCTGTAAACGCTCTGTAA